The window TAATTTACAAGAAAATATAGCTTACTGCCTTAGTTTGATAAGAttatcataatatatttatggttTATGTCGAAACACGATATTAGCTTTATTAACAAAATCTCATCAAATCACTTGTCTTTTTTAGCTTTCTCTTCTTCCTTCATCTTCTTTCTCCCACCTTCTCTTCTGGTAATCAACAAGCATATGAGGTATCTCCAGCATCAGCTTCGCAATCCTCTCTCTTTTCTCAGCTGAGATTCTGTGGCACTTATGACATTTCCTATTCGTCCTCAATCCTCATCGCTTTCCTCTCTGGATCATAAGGCCAATCCTCTCCGGCAATCAACATTTCTTTCCTCGGAGCCGGCCTTATTATtaactattttagttttaacTAAAGAGGTAATTACCTCCGTAAACTCAACAAAAGCAACCTGTTCATTGTGTATATTGATATGAATATGTAACTAACACAGTActattatttatcacatttatgAGGTTTGAAATAAGAATGGACTATGAGCTAAAtgatcaatataaatatttaactaatattagaagataatatatatacacgaaTACTCTTTGAATGTCGATTTCATGTTCATCCATATAGGTATAATAGGACTCATTTAATCCATAAAGGATCGTGGGAATTGTTTACCAACTTAATCATATTCTACTACGTGCTTCACCTACCTAAGCATTCCAGTGCATGTGACAAAATTCAACTACTCGTAATTTTGTCAAGAAAAAAGCATTGCGAACTCTAAATATGAAAGCcacattacaaaaaataaataaatgtcgAGAAAGGAATTGATTTAGTAACATACAAGGAAAAGCTCTTATGCACATTTAAGTCATGCCACAAACCAGTTGTTGTCCCATATTATCGGCATAGTAGCTTGGAGTTTAGATTGTGAATGGCAAGAAACATAGACAAGACAAAGATGAAAACTTGTTCTTTATTAACTTTTTCAACTTGACGGCAAAGATTAGCTTTTTACATCTTTTTATACATTCATCAAAATTAGGTTAAGCTCTACCCACTACAGCACAGCTGTCCAAACATTCAAATATGTTCTTTGTCTTGACACAGTGAGCTGGTCTGTTCGTACCATACTCACGTAAGAGATGCTTGCTTTATTTCTCTGAAGCCGACAAAGACATAACGGTCTTCTTCATTTCCTCCATTTGGGCTTTATACACAGGCCCAATATCATTATGGCCTTTACTCCCCCTCATACTTGGCGTATACGGCACGGAGACTCCAAGTTTGTTACGCCATTTAAAAAATGATTCATGCGACAAAGATTTGGTAAATACATCCGCAATTTGCATCGTCGCGGGGATGTGTTTCACCTCCAAAGCCTTCATTGCAACCCTCTCTCTGACATAATGGTAATCGACATCAAAATGCTTCGTCCGTTTATGAAACATCGGATTGGCGGTAAGGCAGACTGAAAAACAGATTGTCGCACAATAACATAGGAGTTACTCTTTGCTGTAATCCCATTATCTTCAGTAGATTTTGTAACCACACTATCTCTGATGTTGCTGCTGACATCGTTCGATACTCTGCCTCTGTGGAAGACTTGGATACAGTATCATGTCGTTTAGCTGACCATGAAATCACATTAGTTCCCAACATTGTACATAATCCACCAGTTGAGCGACGAGTATCTTTGCATCCAGCCCAGTCGGAATCACTGTAACATATTAGAGTAGAATCAGTGTGACCTTTAATACTGATCCCCATATCAAATGTTCCCTTAACATAACGCAAGATTCGCTTTAGTATACTAAAATCTGAAACACTTGGTTGATGCATCTTCTGGCATATGTAGTTGACTGAAAATTGAAGATTAGGTCTTGTCAGAGTTAGGTACTGTAGTTTACCAGCAAGACTTCTGAAGTATGATGTCTCAGGGAATAGTTCATCATGACCAGGAAGTTTATCTGGCTTCATTTGGAGCGGAGTAGGTATGGGTGAGCAGTCTCTCATACCAGCAGTTACTAGAAGATCTTGAGCATACTTTGACTGATTTAGGAACAAACCATCATTACACTGATGCACTtgaattccaagaaagtagtgTATTGATCCGATGTCCTTCATACGGAAGACTGAATTGAGCTTTTCAAGGAGAACTGTCAGCAAGATCTCGTTGTTTCctgttaaaatcatatcatctACATATAGTAACAGATAAATAACATATGTATCTTTATGATAGATGAACATAGAAGGGTCTGGAAAGCTACACTGAAACACAAACTCTAGTAAGAAGGTGCTAAACTTATCAAACCAAGCCCTTGGTGCTTGTTTAAGaccatagatggctttcttcaacTTGCACACATGATCTGGTCTCGTTGGATCCTCAAAACCAGGAGGATGCATCATATACACTGACTACTTTAGATCTCCATGAAGAAATGCATCTTGAACATCAAGCTGCTTGATCTTCCATTTCTTTGTAACTACAACATGTAACACTGTCCTTATAGTAGCGGTTCTAACAACTGGACTAAATGTCTCCAAAAAATCAACTCCTTCTTCTTGTTCGTTTCCTCTGGCAACCAAACGAGCTCTAGGTTTCAAAACTGTACCATCAGCATTTAGTTTTATCTTGTAAACCCATCCACAGCCAACCGGGTGTTGATCTTCTTCTGGTGGAACCAATTCATATGTCTCTGTTTCTTCCATGTTATTTGTCTCTTCTTGCATTGCTCCGTTCCACCTTGGATCTTTCAAAGCTGCTTTGACACTTTTAGGCTCATGACAGTCTGTTTTGATGATTACCATTGCGTATCTTGGGTTTGGTTTGATAATATCAGCTCTAGCTCTTGTAGTCATAGGATGAGGATTTTGCACAGCTGGAACTGGTAGAACTATCTGTTCAGCTTCATCGTTATCAGTATCAGACTGAGAATTAGAAGAGGTTGATGCAGTCTCAGTTGTTGAGTCCTCACCATTTTGATTCTGAGGCACTAGACTTGGTGGCATTTGAACTATCACTTGTCTTGTGACAAGCGAAGGTAAATCATCTTCAACTACTTCAACTTCTCtatattcttcttcttgtacCAGATTCACACTCCTCCAAGCATTTAACAATGTTGAATCTGACTGTTTGTGAAAGCGACTATACATATCTCCAAAAGAAAAATGATTTTCATCAAACAAGACATGTCTTGAGATGAAAACCTTCCAGTAGGTGGATATAAGCACCGATATCCCTTATATGTTTTGTTGTATCCCAAGAACACACACACAAGTGACTTTGGATCCATTTTATTCTTCATATATGGCCTGAGATAAGGATAACATTTGCACCCAAAAACTCTTAGTGAAGTGTAGACCGGAGCTGTTCCATTGAGCACTTCATATGGACTCTTTCTATCTTTGAGAACAGATGATGGCAATAAGTTACCAAGAAATGCTGAAGTGAAGAACGCCTTCACCCATAGCTGTTGTGGCACTTTACTCTCAAACATCATTGTGATCGCAAGTTCAATTATGTGAGTTATGTGTCGATGTTTCCTCTCTGCCAAGCCGTTTTGCTGCGGAGTGTGGGGACAGGACACAAGCTTCTTAATACCACAAGTCTGCAAGTGTTGCATATGATGCTTGTATTGGTTCTCAACCATTGTTTGAAACCGGAGAAAGATAGAAAAGAAGTCAGACTTGAGCTTGAGGGGATAAAACCAAGTGAATCTTGAAAAATTATCAATGAAAATGAC of the Brassica rapa cultivar Chiifu-401-42 chromosome A03, CAAS_Brap_v3.01, whole genome shotgun sequence genome contains:
- the LOC108871194 gene encoding uncharacterized mitochondrial protein AtMg00810-like translates to MMHPPGFEDPTRPDHVCKLKKAIYGLKQAPRAWFDKFSTFLLEFVFQCSFPDPSMFIYHKDTYVIYLLLYVDDMILTGNNEILLTVLLEKLNSVFRMKDIGSIHYFLGIQVHQCNDGLFLNQSKYAQDLLVTAGMRDCSPIPTPLQMKPDKLPGHDELFPETSYFRSLAGKLQYLTLTRPNLQFSVNYICQKMHQPSVSDFSILKRILRYVKGTFDMGISIKGHTDSTLICYSDSDWAGCKDTRRSTGGLCTMLGTNVISWSAKRHDTVSKSSTEAEYRTMSAATSEIVWLQNLLKIMGLQQRVTPMLLCDNLFFSLPYRQSDVS